From one Babylonia areolata isolate BAREFJ2019XMU chromosome 35, ASM4173473v1, whole genome shotgun sequence genomic stretch:
- the LOC143278072 gene encoding uncharacterized protein LOC143278072 isoform X5, which translates to MTGGVAAGPDGGTAQQNTAIDHLGGGGTGSGSLNDLLGMGGSNSLNDLVNSIFSPPVSVGSGGHTSGGGNGTDMLLPGLTATQLGNMLTGSGSTSNSSASAGAYPPLIDNTIGGGAGGGSTYPSSLPTSPTSSLPTGPPSSSSSSSSSSSYLPTGPAVGSPSLPSGGFPTLPATSPSVGGMGGPSASAGIADLLSAFGSGSGASPLGSSTGLFGPGSSSLLGALGGAGVTPPKPRSSGMDSMMQMMLMTTAMMGGDIPEGMEMLLPIMLIQQLTKATKGGGGGGNPMASMMGSNPMAAMMGSNPMASMMGSNPMAGMMGSNPMAAMMGSNPMASMMAGSNPLASMMGSNPMSSMGSMAMPSGGGAGLSSMLGALTGGGAAAPAPATSAGGGNIMSLLGLGTGTSTKPGGTGGMDALLNSVMGPSTGTAGAGGGFGSLLSLAG; encoded by the exons GCACAGGATCGGGATCCCTGAACGACCTGCTGGGCATGGGGGGTTCCAACAGCCTGAACGACCTGGTCAACAGCATCTTCTCCCCACCCGTGTCCGTGGGGTCCGGGGGTCACACCTCGGGGGGCGGCAACG GTACTGATATGCTGCTAC CGGGCCTAACGGCCACCCAGCTGGGCAACATGCTGACGGGTAGCGGCTCCACCTCCAACTCCTCCGCAAGTGCGGGTGCCTACCCGCCTCTCATTGACAACACTAtcgggggaggggctgggggagggtccACCTacccgtcctccctccccacctcccccacctcctcccttcccacgggcccaccctcctcctcctcctcctcctcctcctcctcctcctacctgcCGACAGGTCCCGCGGTAGGCAGCCCTTCTCTGCCTTCCGGGGGATTCCCCACTCTGCCCGCCACCTCCCCGAGTGTGGGTGGTATGGGTGGTCCCTCCGcgtcag ctgGCATCGCGGATCTGCTGTCGGCGTTCGGCAGTGGGAGCGGGGCATCCCCCCTGGGATCCAGCACGGGCCTGTTCGGGCCTGGGTCCTCCTCCCTGTTGGGGGcactggggggggcgggggtcacgCCCCCCAAACCCCGCTCCTCCGGCATGGATTCAATGATGCAGATGA TGCTTATGACTACTGCAATGATGGGAG GGGACATCCCTGAAGGGATGGAGATGCTGCTGCCCATCATGCTCATCCAGCAGCTGACCA AGGCCACCAAAGGCGGAGGTGGAGGCGGGAACCCCATGGCCAGCATGATGGGATCTAATCCTATGGCCGCCATGATGGGATCCAATCCCATGGCCAGCATGATGGGATCTAATCCCATGGCCGGCATGATGGGATCTAATCCTATGGCCGCCATGATGGGATCCAATCCCATGGCCAGCATGATGGCTGGTAGTAATCCCTTGGCTAGCATGATGGGATCCAATCCCATGAGCTCCATGGGATCCATGGCCATGCCCTCTGGCGGCGGAGCGGGGTTGTCTTCCATGTTGGGAGCGCTGACGGGAGGGGGCGCTGCTGCGCCTGCCCCAGCGACGTCTGCTGGTGGCGGCAATATAATGAG TCTGCTTGGTCTGGGCACGGGCACATCGACCAAGCCAGGGGGCACCGGGGGCATGGATGCCCTGCTCAACTCTGTCATGGGGCCTTCCACGGGCACTGCTGGGGCTGGCGGGGGGTTTGGCAGCTTGCTCt CTCTCGCGGGTTAA